A section of the Stenotrophomonas sp. 364 genome encodes:
- a CDS encoding DUF3011 domain-containing protein yields MADQTGYEAQVVRCQSRDMEWVHCDMPVANGVDLVRQLSDSSCIRGTEWGTDRSGVWVTLGCRAEFRSRPAGGASAGAARQVRRVLRCESSGRPQSCPVALQGAPVRLLRQLSAMPCRENHSWGVRRNEVWVTRGCQGDFEVGAADGSGFLDAPRTLVCESKSRQRRFCGATIGRGARLSKQLSGSPCEEGRGWGWDARGVWVDNGCRAEFQVN; encoded by the coding sequence ATGGCAGACCAGACCGGGTACGAAGCGCAGGTGGTGCGTTGCCAGTCGCGTGACATGGAATGGGTGCACTGCGACATGCCCGTGGCCAACGGCGTGGACCTGGTGCGCCAGCTGTCGGACAGCAGTTGCATCCGTGGCACCGAATGGGGCACGGATCGGTCCGGCGTGTGGGTGACGCTGGGCTGCCGTGCCGAATTCCGTAGCCGACCGGCAGGCGGCGCCAGTGCCGGCGCTGCACGGCAGGTGCGCCGGGTGCTGCGTTGCGAATCCAGTGGCCGGCCGCAGAGCTGCCCGGTGGCATTGCAGGGCGCACCGGTACGGCTGCTGCGCCAGCTGTCGGCGATGCCGTGCCGCGAAAACCACAGCTGGGGCGTGCGGCGCAACGAAGTATGGGTGACGCGCGGCTGCCAGGGCGACTTCGAAGTGGGGGCCGCCGACGGCTCCGGTTTCCTGGATGCGCCGCGCACGCTGGTGTGCGAATCCAAGTCGCGCCAGCGTCGTTTCTGCGGGGCGACCATCGGCAGGGGTGCGCGCCTGTCCAAACAGTTGTCGGGCAGCCCGTGCGAGGAAGGCCGCGGCTGGGGCTGGGATGCGCGCGGGGTCTGGGTGGACAACGGCTGCCGCGCCGAATTCCAGGTCAACTGA
- the zipA gene encoding cell division protein ZipA yields MSDMALLRIGILAAGLLLIAAIFLFGRPKKKSQGRRVDTAESGTGARREPSLGEGEGSDAAAGSTGEDGVTQPELGLPDVDGAASDLGKRASQDFDKIVSLFVAARAGEQLRGEDIVVAAEKTGLVFGHMNVFHRLVEGHPERGPIFSMASIMKPGSFDMANIREMETPAIAFFLTLPAPLTALDAWEKMLPTVQRMGELLDGVVLDDSRNALGRQRIAHIRDELRAYDRQHQAPPLTKAPRW; encoded by the coding sequence ATGTCCGACATGGCACTGCTCCGCATCGGCATCCTGGCCGCCGGCCTGCTGTTGATCGCCGCGATCTTCCTGTTTGGCCGTCCGAAGAAAAAATCGCAGGGTCGTCGCGTCGACACCGCCGAGAGCGGTACCGGCGCGCGCCGTGAGCCGAGCCTGGGCGAAGGCGAGGGCAGCGATGCCGCCGCTGGCAGCACTGGCGAGGACGGCGTGACCCAGCCCGAACTGGGTCTGCCCGACGTCGATGGCGCCGCCAGCGACCTGGGCAAGCGCGCCAGCCAGGATTTCGACAAGATCGTGTCGTTGTTCGTGGCCGCCCGCGCCGGTGAACAGCTGCGTGGCGAAGACATCGTCGTGGCCGCTGAAAAGACCGGCTTGGTGTTTGGCCACATGAACGTGTTCCACCGCCTGGTCGAAGGCCATCCCGAGCGCGGTCCGATTTTCTCGATGGCCAGCATCATGAAGCCGGGCAGCTTCGACATGGCCAACATCCGCGAGATGGAAACGCCGGCGATCGCCTTCTTCCTCACCCTGCCGGCGCCGCTGACCGCGCTGGACGCGTGGGAAAAGATGCTGCCGACCGTGCAGCGCATGGGCGAACTGCTCGACGGTGTGGTGCTGGACGACAGCCGCAATGCCCTGGGCCGCCAGCGCATCGCGCACATCCGTGACGAACTGCGCGCCTACGATCGCCAGCACCAGGCGCCGCCGCTGACCAAAGCCCCGCGCTGGTAA
- a CDS encoding pyridoxal phosphate-dependent aminotransferase: protein MTVAAPSRRSFLQLAGTGLALSGLGVSTVSAATPRASAGGGPVLLNFNECPYGPAPVAQAAAREIVARSGRYLFALAGELRDLFASQEGIGKDHVRLYPGSSEPLNRAAMLWTSASAGLVVADPTFEALGDLAAARGATVARVALREDGAHDVRAMAAAAAQINAGLLYLCNPNNPTGSITPAADIAWLLANKPRQTRVLVDEAYLQYSEQRSVIAQVTQRDDVIVLRTFSKLYGMAGLRLGVAAAHPDRLRELASLGDNPLPVTALAAGLASLRAPGLVAQRKAENTQVRQATVAWLAARGFACVPSEANCFVVDVKRDGSAFAAAMAEHGVVIGRSWPIWPQRVRVTVGTAAEMARFRDAFAAITG from the coding sequence GTGACCGTTGCCGCCCCTTCCCGCCGTTCGTTCCTGCAGTTGGCCGGCACCGGCCTGGCCTTGTCCGGGCTGGGCGTGTCGACGGTGTCGGCCGCCACGCCGCGTGCCAGCGCCGGCGGCGGCCCGGTGCTGCTGAACTTCAACGAATGCCCGTATGGCCCGGCGCCGGTGGCGCAGGCCGCGGCGCGCGAGATCGTGGCCCGTAGCGGGCGCTATCTGTTCGCGCTGGCCGGTGAGCTGCGCGACCTGTTCGCCAGCCAGGAAGGCATCGGCAAGGACCACGTGCGGCTGTACCCGGGCTCCAGCGAGCCACTCAACCGTGCCGCGATGCTGTGGACCTCGGCCAGCGCCGGGCTGGTGGTGGCCGACCCCACCTTCGAAGCGCTGGGCGACCTGGCCGCCGCGCGTGGCGCCACCGTTGCCAGGGTCGCGCTGCGCGAGGACGGCGCGCATGACGTGCGCGCGATGGCCGCTGCGGCCGCACAGATCAATGCCGGCCTGCTGTACCTGTGCAATCCGAACAACCCCACCGGGTCGATCACCCCGGCCGCGGACATCGCCTGGCTGCTGGCCAACAAGCCCCGGCAGACGCGGGTGCTGGTCGACGAGGCCTACCTGCAGTACAGCGAGCAGCGCTCGGTGATCGCCCAGGTGACTCAGCGCGATGATGTGATCGTGCTGCGTACGTTTTCCAAGCTGTACGGCATGGCCGGGTTGCGCCTGGGCGTGGCCGCGGCGCACCCGGACCGACTGCGCGAACTGGCCAGCCTGGGCGACAACCCGCTGCCGGTCACCGCGCTCGCGGCCGGGCTGGCCAGCCTGCGCGCGCCGGGCCTGGTGGCGCAGCGCAAGGCCGAGAACACGCAGGTGCGGCAGGCCACCGTGGCCTGGCTGGCCGCGCGCGGATTCGCCTGCGTGCCGAGCGAAGCCAACTGCTTCGTGGTGGACGTCAAGCGCGACGGCAGTGCGTTCGCTGCGGCCATGGCCGAACACGGCGTGGTGATCGGCCGCAGCTGGCCGATCTGGCCGCAGCGGGTGCGGGTAACGGTGGGCACGGCGGCAGAGATGGCGCGGTTCCGCGACGCGTTCGCGGCGATCACCGGGTAG
- a CDS encoding GNAT family N-acetyltransferase yields the protein MHTAVLDFRLATVADTDLLIGLMREFYAEDQLDFDDARVRIALAALLEDPRNGEVLLWLDEAGSVVGYAALAMGFSLEQGGHFALLDELYLRHAARGRGRGKQALAILEQRANARGVARMRLEVNHHNELARRLYLATGYVDDTRDLLTLPLAQRLKDARA from the coding sequence ATGCACACTGCCGTCCTCGACTTCCGCCTGGCCACCGTGGCCGACACCGACCTGCTGATCGGGCTGATGCGCGAGTTCTACGCCGAAGACCAGCTCGACTTCGACGACGCGCGGGTTCGCATTGCGCTGGCCGCGCTGCTGGAAGACCCGCGCAACGGCGAAGTGCTGCTGTGGCTGGACGAGGCGGGCAGCGTGGTGGGCTATGCGGCGCTGGCGATGGGCTTCAGCCTGGAGCAGGGCGGTCATTTCGCGCTGCTCGACGAGTTGTACCTGCGTCATGCCGCGCGCGGACGTGGGCGCGGCAAGCAGGCGCTGGCCATCCTGGAACAGCGCGCCAATGCGCGCGGGGTGGCGCGCATGCGGCTGGAAGTAAACCACCACAATGAACTGGCACGGCGGCTGTACCTGGCCACCGGTTACGTCGACGACACCCGCGACCTGCTCACCCTGCCACTCGCGCAGCGGCTGAAGGACGCGCGCGCATGA
- the mtnA gene encoding S-methyl-5-thioribose-1-phosphate isomerase encodes MNASTDIDYARYDHIRPILWTGDTLQLLDQRKLPFVVEHVECRDSDAVAEAIHALTVRGAPAIGIAAAWGVVLAAAGVQADDGAQALAKLEPALQRLNASRPTAVNLAWALARMRRALAPAGADWQQVLATEAQAIADEDLAANRHMGALGAGLIEAGSGVLTHCNTGSLATAGFGTALGVIRAGMAQHRIAKVFAGETRPWLQGARLTVWELQQDGIDATLIADSAASHLMKTGAVQWVIVGADRICANGDTANKIGTYQLAIAARHHGVKFMVVAPSSTVDMDTADGEQIEIEQRDPGELYGVGGTRTVAEGIAAWNPVFDVTPGSLIDAIVTERGVILSPTVANMQAAFG; translated from the coding sequence ATGAACGCATCCACCGACATCGATTACGCCCGCTACGACCATATCCGCCCGATCCTGTGGACCGGCGATACCCTGCAATTGCTCGACCAGCGCAAGCTGCCGTTCGTGGTGGAGCACGTGGAATGCCGCGACAGTGACGCCGTGGCCGAGGCCATCCATGCGCTCACCGTGCGCGGCGCGCCGGCGATCGGCATTGCCGCCGCCTGGGGCGTGGTGCTGGCCGCGGCCGGGGTGCAGGCCGACGATGGCGCGCAGGCGCTGGCCAAGCTGGAACCGGCCCTGCAGCGGCTCAACGCGTCCCGCCCGACCGCCGTCAACCTGGCCTGGGCGCTGGCCCGCATGCGTCGCGCGCTGGCCCCGGCCGGTGCCGACTGGCAGCAGGTGCTGGCCACCGAGGCCCAGGCCATCGCCGATGAAGACCTGGCCGCCAACCGCCACATGGGCGCGCTCGGCGCCGGCCTGATCGAGGCCGGCAGTGGCGTGCTCACCCACTGCAATACCGGCTCGCTGGCCACCGCCGGGTTCGGTACCGCACTGGGCGTGATCCGCGCCGGCATGGCCCAGCACCGCATCGCCAAGGTCTTTGCCGGCGAAACCCGGCCGTGGCTGCAGGGCGCGCGCCTGACCGTTTGGGAGCTGCAGCAGGACGGCATCGACGCCACCCTGATCGCCGATTCGGCCGCCTCGCACCTGATGAAGACCGGCGCGGTGCAGTGGGTGATCGTCGGCGCCGACCGCATCTGCGCCAACGGCGACACCGCCAACAAGATCGGCACCTACCAGCTGGCCATCGCCGCCCGCCACCACGGGGTCAAGTTCATGGTGGTGGCCCCGTCCTCCACGGTGGACATGGACACCGCCGACGGCGAGCAGATCGAGATCGAGCAGCGCGATCCGGGCGAGCTATATGGGGTAGGGGGCACGCGCACCGTGGCCGAGGGCATCGCCGCGTGGAACCCGGTGTTCGACGTCACCCCGGGCAGCCTGATCGATGCCATCGTGACCGAGCGCGGGGTGATCCTGAGCCCGACGGTGGCCAACATGCAGGCCGCGTTCGGCTGA
- the gyrA gene encoding DNA gyrase subunit A — MAETAKEIIQVNLEDEMRKSYLDYAMSVIVGRALPDARDGLKPVHRRVLFAMSELNAHSNKPYFKSARIVGDVIGKYHPHGDQSVYDTLVRLAQPFSLRYMLVDGQGNFGSVDGDSAAAMRYTEARMSKLTHELMADLDKETVDFQPNYDEKELEPTVMPTRFPNLLVNGSAGIAVGMATNIPPHNLTESINACIALIDNPEIDVDGLMEYIPGPDFPTAGIINGTAGIVAGYRTGRGRVRIRAKAEIEVADNGRESIIVTEIPYQVNKARLIEKIAELVKEKKLEGISELRDESDKDGMRIFIEIKRGESAEVVLNNLYQQTQMESVFGINMVALVDGRPQLLNLKQMLEAFVRHRREVVTRRTVYELRKARARAHVLEGLTVALANIDEMIELIKTSPNPGEARERMLARLWEPGLVGSMLGAAGAETSRPEDLPKGVGLITGGYQLTEIQATQILEMRLHRLTGLEQDRLTEEYKLLLETIAGLIHILEDPDRLLQVIREELINVRTEFGDERRTEIRHSEEDLDILDLIAPEDVVVTLSHAGYVKRQPVSAYRAQRRGGRGRSAASTKEEDFIEQLWLVNTHDTLLTFTSAGKVFWLPVHQLPEAGSNARGRPIINWIPLEPGERVQAVLPVREYAERQFVFFATRNGTVKKTPLSEFAFRLARGKIAINLDEGDALVGVGLTDGERDILLFASNGKTVRFGEDKVRSMGRTATGVRGIKMAKGEEVVSLIVAESAGGNEDESEDDGSVEETVIENGDAVIEVGDDDTMLYILTATENGYGKRTPLPDYPRKGRGTQGVIGIQTTERNGKLVSAVLMGAADEVLLISDGGTLVRTRGSEISRVGRNTQGVTLIRLSKDEKLQAVERMDASIGDDEPADVVPVAGEAAAAEPAATDEQTPQG; from the coding sequence ATGGCAGAAACCGCCAAGGAAATCATCCAGGTCAACCTGGAAGACGAGATGCGCAAGAGTTACCTCGATTACGCGATGAGCGTGATCGTGGGCCGCGCCCTCCCGGATGCGCGCGATGGCCTCAAGCCGGTGCATCGCCGCGTGCTGTTCGCGATGAGCGAGTTGAACGCGCACAGCAACAAGCCTTACTTCAAGTCGGCCCGTATCGTCGGTGACGTCATCGGTAAGTACCACCCGCATGGCGATCAGTCGGTGTACGACACGCTGGTGCGTCTGGCACAGCCGTTCTCGCTGCGCTACATGCTGGTCGATGGCCAGGGTAACTTCGGTTCGGTCGACGGCGACTCCGCCGCGGCCATGCGATACACCGAAGCCCGCATGTCCAAGCTCACCCATGAGCTGATGGCCGACCTCGACAAGGAAACGGTCGATTTCCAGCCCAACTACGACGAAAAGGAACTGGAGCCGACGGTCATGCCGACCCGGTTCCCGAACCTGCTGGTCAACGGTTCGGCCGGTATCGCGGTGGGCATGGCGACCAACATCCCGCCGCACAACCTCACCGAGTCCATCAACGCCTGCATCGCGCTGATCGACAACCCCGAGATCGACGTCGACGGCCTGATGGAGTACATCCCGGGCCCGGACTTCCCGACCGCGGGCATCATCAACGGTACCGCCGGCATCGTTGCCGGTTACCGGACCGGGCGTGGCCGGGTGCGCATCCGCGCCAAGGCGGAGATCGAAGTGGCCGACAACGGCCGCGAATCGATCATCGTCACCGAGATCCCGTACCAGGTGAACAAGGCCCGGTTGATCGAGAAGATCGCCGAGCTGGTCAAGGAAAAGAAGCTCGAAGGCATCAGCGAACTGCGCGATGAGTCCGACAAGGACGGCATGCGCATCTTCATCGAGATCAAGCGCGGCGAGTCGGCGGAAGTTGTGTTGAACAACCTCTACCAGCAGACCCAGATGGAGTCGGTGTTCGGCATAAACATGGTGGCGCTGGTCGATGGCCGCCCGCAGCTGCTGAACCTCAAGCAGATGCTCGAGGCGTTCGTGCGCCATCGCCGCGAAGTGGTCACCCGCCGCACCGTGTACGAGCTGCGCAAGGCGCGCGCCCGTGCCCACGTGCTGGAAGGCCTGACCGTTGCGCTGGCCAACATCGACGAGATGATCGAACTGATCAAGACCTCGCCCAATCCCGGTGAAGCACGCGAGCGCATGCTGGCGCGCTTGTGGGAGCCGGGCCTGGTCGGGTCGATGCTGGGCGCTGCCGGTGCGGAAACCTCGCGTCCGGAAGACCTGCCCAAGGGCGTGGGCCTGATCACCGGCGGCTACCAGCTGACCGAGATCCAGGCCACCCAGATCCTGGAAATGCGCCTGCACCGCCTGACCGGGCTGGAGCAGGACCGCCTGACCGAAGAGTACAAGCTGCTGCTGGAAACCATCGCCGGGCTGATCCACATCCTGGAAGATCCGGACCGCCTGCTGCAGGTCATCCGCGAAGAGTTGATCAACGTGCGTACCGAGTTCGGCGACGAACGCCGCACCGAGATCCGCCACAGCGAAGAAGACCTGGACATCCTCGACCTGATCGCCCCGGAAGACGTGGTGGTGACCCTGTCGCACGCCGGTTACGTCAAGCGCCAGCCGGTCAGCGCCTACCGTGCCCAGCGTCGTGGCGGCCGTGGCCGCAGCGCGGCCTCGACCAAGGAAGAGGATTTCATCGAGCAGCTGTGGCTGGTCAACACGCACGACACGCTGTTGACCTTCACCAGCGCCGGCAAGGTGTTCTGGCTGCCGGTGCACCAGTTGCCCGAAGCCGGTTCAAATGCGCGTGGCCGCCCGATCATCAACTGGATTCCGCTGGAACCCGGTGAGCGGGTGCAGGCCGTGCTGCCGGTGCGCGAGTACGCCGAACGCCAGTTCGTGTTCTTCGCCACCCGCAACGGCACCGTCAAGAAGACCCCGCTCAGCGAGTTCGCCTTCCGCCTGGCGCGCGGCAAGATCGCGATCAACCTCGACGAAGGCGATGCGCTGGTGGGCGTCGGCCTGACCGACGGTGAGCGCGACATCCTGCTGTTCGCCTCCAACGGCAAGACCGTGCGCTTCGGCGAAGACAAGGTCCGCTCGATGGGCCGTACCGCCACCGGCGTGCGCGGCATCAAGATGGCCAAGGGCGAAGAGGTCGTGAGTCTGATCGTGGCCGAGAGTGCCGGCGGCAACGAGGACGAGAGCGAGGACGACGGCAGCGTCGAAGAAACCGTGATCGAGAACGGCGATGCCGTGATCGAGGTCGGCGACGACGACACCATGCTGTACATCCTGACCGCCACCGAGAACGGCTATGGCAAGCGCACCCCGCTGCCGGATTACCCGCGCAAGGGCCGCGGCACCCAGGGTGTCATCGGCATCCAGACCACCGAGCGCAACGGCAAGCTGGTCAGCGCGGTGCTGATGGGCGCAGCCGATGAAGTGCTGCTGATCTCCGATGGCGGCACCCTGGTGCGTACCCGTGGTTCGGAAATCAGCCGCGTGGGCCGCAACACCCAGGGCGTCACCCTGATCCGTCTGTCCAAGGACGAGAAGCTGCAGGCGGTTGAACGTATGGACGCGTCGATCGGTGACGACGAACCGGCGGACGTGGTGCCGGTTGCCGGGGAGGCCGCTGCGGCCGAACCTGCCGCCACCGACGAGCAGACCCCGCAGGGCTGA
- the epmA gene encoding EF-P lysine aminoacylase EpmA has protein sequence MIAALRQRAALNALIRAFFAARDVLEVETPILSAAGNTEPNIDSFHTRFSGHVDAGSAQRWLRTSPEYPLKRLLAAGVGDCYELGRVFRNGEAGGRHNPEFTMLEWYRVGWDHHRLIEETVALVRAALGLVQRTADLRVVDYRSLYQQHLGVDPFDAPLEQLQAPLASVRIDAEGLTRDDWLDLLMTHCIQPTFDDDRMTVVHDWPASQAALARIRPGTPPLAERFELYLGAVELANGYHELNDAAEQRARFIRDHAVRAARGAVLPPLDEPLLQALPHLPDCAGVAVGVDRLLMAMNRTTRIADVLAIDFAHA, from the coding sequence ATGATCGCCGCGCTGCGCCAGCGCGCCGCGCTGAACGCGTTGATCCGGGCGTTCTTCGCCGCGCGCGATGTGCTGGAAGTAGAAACGCCGATCCTGTCGGCGGCCGGCAACACCGAGCCGAACATCGACAGCTTCCACACCCGCTTCAGTGGCCACGTTGACGCCGGCAGCGCGCAACGCTGGTTGCGCACCTCGCCCGAGTACCCGCTCAAGCGCCTGCTCGCCGCCGGCGTGGGCGACTGCTACGAACTTGGCCGGGTGTTCCGCAACGGCGAAGCCGGTGGCCGTCACAACCCCGAGTTCACCATGCTGGAGTGGTACCGGGTGGGCTGGGACCACCACCGCCTGATCGAGGAAACCGTTGCGCTGGTCCGCGCCGCGCTCGGCCTGGTGCAGCGCACCGCCGATCTGCGCGTGGTCGACTACCGCAGCCTGTACCAGCAGCACCTGGGCGTTGACCCGTTCGACGCGCCGCTGGAACAGCTGCAGGCACCGCTGGCGTCGGTGCGCATCGATGCCGAGGGCCTCACCCGCGACGACTGGCTGGACCTGCTGATGACCCATTGCATCCAGCCCACGTTCGATGACGACCGCATGACCGTCGTGCACGACTGGCCGGCCAGCCAGGCCGCGCTGGCGCGTATTCGCCCGGGCACGCCCCCGCTGGCCGAGCGCTTCGAGCTGTACCTCGGCGCGGTGGAACTGGCCAACGGCTATCACGAGCTGAACGACGCCGCTGAACAACGCGCGCGCTTCATCCGCGACCATGCCGTGCGTGCAGCGCGTGGAGCCGTGTTGCCGCCGCTGGACGAGCCGTTGCTGCAGGCCTTGCCTCACCTGCCCGATTGCGCCGGTGTTGCGGTCGGGGTGGACCGCCTGTTGATGGCGATGAACCGCACCACGCGGATTGCGGACGTACTGGCAATCGATTTCGCCCACGCCTGA
- the ligA gene encoding NAD-dependent DNA ligase LigA, with product MSPSPAERAEALRRQIDDAGTAYHERDEQLIPDAEYDRLVRELEALELAHPELAVADSPTQRVGGKASSRFAEVRHAVPMLSLGNAFSDEEVQDFVRRISERLRRDALYFSAEPKLDGLAISLRYENGRFVQGATRGDGSTGEDVSANLRQIAVIPQELQGAGWPDVLEVRGEVYMARADFEAYNAQARLHDGKVLANPRNAAAGSLRQLDPKMSARRKLSFYAYGTGQVEGGELPPTHSATLAQLRAWGFPVSDLCQVVEGSAGLLAYYRDIGERRDGLAFDIDGVVYKLDDRAGQETMGFVSRAPRWAIAHKFPAQEQTTTVEAIEIQIGRTGAATPVARLNPVAVAGVIVSNATLHNADQIQRLDVRVGDTVIVRRAGDVIPEVVSVIAERRPAGTTPWQMPAQCPVCGSEIVREEGEAVWRCSGELSCPAQRKEAIAHFASRRAMDIDGLGGKYIETLVDAGIVRGVADLYRLTRDQLLHLKLVLDAETPEALAAQIGLHLPPEGSGDYLRAILQLDGNDAGWRATALAMPAAFAWNTRKIATRWADNLIAAIDASRDTTLERLLFALGIENVGENTSKGLSTWFGDLELIRHLPWPLFKRVPDIGGEVARSLGHFFEQSGNQDAIDALLQVGQVRIGDTHAPSAKLRDGLDFAQVLVEAEIPGITRLRAEKLTAVLPDAAALVDAEPVRFVAAGLPNEVALGLADWLDRDGHAQMLLKADDYRRTLLTRAPEQTEQVDGPLDGQTVVLTGTLAQMTRDEAKARLEALGAKVSGSVSKKTAFVVAGTEAGSKLTKAGELGVEVWDEDRLVAFLAQH from the coding sequence ATGAGCCCCAGCCCCGCTGAACGTGCCGAGGCACTGCGCCGCCAGATCGACGATGCCGGCACGGCCTACCACGAGCGCGACGAGCAGCTGATTCCGGATGCGGAGTACGACCGCCTGGTGCGCGAGCTGGAAGCACTGGAGCTGGCCCACCCGGAACTGGCCGTTGCCGATTCCCCCACCCAGCGCGTGGGCGGCAAGGCCTCGTCGCGGTTTGCCGAAGTGCGCCATGCCGTGCCGATGCTGTCGCTGGGCAATGCCTTCAGCGACGAGGAAGTACAGGATTTCGTGCGCCGCATCAGCGAGCGCCTGCGCCGCGATGCGCTGTACTTCTCCGCCGAACCCAAGCTCGACGGCCTGGCCATCAGCCTGCGCTACGAGAACGGGCGCTTCGTGCAGGGCGCCACCCGTGGCGATGGCAGCACCGGCGAGGACGTCAGCGCCAACCTGCGCCAGATCGCGGTGATTCCGCAGGAGCTGCAGGGCGCCGGCTGGCCGGACGTGCTGGAGGTGCGCGGTGAGGTGTACATGGCGCGCGCCGATTTCGAGGCCTACAACGCGCAGGCGCGCCTGCACGACGGCAAGGTGCTGGCCAACCCGCGCAACGCCGCGGCCGGTTCGCTGCGCCAGCTGGACCCTAAAATGAGCGCGCGGCGCAAGCTCAGCTTCTACGCCTACGGCACCGGGCAGGTAGAGGGCGGTGAATTGCCGCCCACCCATTCGGCCACGCTGGCGCAGCTGCGCGCGTGGGGCTTCCCGGTCAGCGACCTGTGCCAGGTGGTGGAAGGCAGCGCAGGCCTGTTGGCCTATTACCGTGACATCGGCGAACGCCGCGACGGGCTGGCCTTCGACATCGACGGCGTGGTCTACAAGCTGGACGACCGCGCCGGGCAGGAAACCATGGGGTTCGTGTCGCGCGCGCCACGTTGGGCGATCGCGCACAAATTCCCCGCCCAGGAACAGACCACCACGGTGGAGGCGATCGAGATCCAGATCGGCCGCACCGGCGCGGCCACCCCGGTGGCGCGCCTGAATCCGGTGGCCGTGGCGGGGGTGATCGTCTCCAACGCCACCCTGCACAACGCCGACCAGATCCAGCGCCTTGACGTGCGCGTGGGCGACACGGTGATCGTGCGCCGTGCCGGCGATGTGATTCCCGAAGTGGTCAGCGTCATCGCCGAGCGTCGTCCGGCCGGCACCACGCCCTGGCAGATGCCGGCGCAGTGCCCGGTGTGCGGGTCGGAGATCGTGCGCGAAGAGGGCGAGGCCGTGTGGCGTTGCTCGGGTGAACTGAGCTGCCCGGCGCAGCGCAAGGAAGCCATCGCGCACTTCGCCTCGCGCCGCGCCATGGACATCGACGGCCTGGGCGGCAAGTACATCGAAACCCTGGTGGACGCCGGCATCGTGCGCGGCGTGGCCGACCTGTACCGGCTCACCCGCGACCAGCTGCTGCACCTGAAGCTGGTGCTGGACGCTGAAACGCCCGAGGCCCTTGCGGCGCAGATCGGCCTGCACCTGCCGCCGGAAGGCAGCGGCGACTACCTGCGCGCCATCCTGCAGCTTGATGGCAACGACGCCGGCTGGCGTGCCACGGCACTGGCAATGCCGGCCGCCTTTGCCTGGAACACCAGGAAGATCGCCACGCGCTGGGCCGACAACCTGATCGCGGCAATCGACGCCAGCCGCGACACCACGCTGGAACGGCTGCTGTTCGCGCTGGGCATCGAAAACGTTGGTGAAAACACCTCCAAGGGGCTGTCGACCTGGTTCGGCGACCTCGAGCTGATCCGCCACCTGCCGTGGCCGCTGTTCAAGCGCGTGCCGGACATCGGCGGGGAAGTGGCGCGCTCGCTCGGTCACTTCTTCGAGCAGTCCGGCAACCAGGACGCCATCGATGCGTTGCTGCAGGTCGGCCAGGTGCGCATTGGCGATACGCACGCGCCGTCGGCCAAGCTGCGCGACGGCCTGGATTTCGCCCAGGTGCTGGTGGAGGCCGAGATTCCCGGCATCACCCGCCTGCGTGCCGAAAAGCTCACCGCCGTGTTGCCCGATGCGGCCGCATTGGTCGACGCCGAGCCCGTGCGTTTCGTGGCGGCCGGGCTGCCCAACGAAGTGGCGCTTGGCCTGGCCGACTGGCTGGACCGCGACGGCCATGCACAGATGCTGCTCAAGGCCGACGACTACCGCCGCACGCTGCTGACCCGCGCGCCGGAGCAGACCGAACAGGTGGACGGCCCGCTGGATGGCCAGACCGTGGTGCTGACCGGCACGCTGGCGCAGATGACCCGTGACGAGGCCAAGGCGCGGCTGGAAGCGTTGGGCGCCAAGGTGTCCGGCAGCGTCTCCAAAAAGACCGCGTTCGTGGTGGCCGGCACCGAAGCCGGGTCCAAGCTGACCAAGGCCGGGGAACTGGGCGTCGAGGTGTGGGACGAAGACCGCCTTGTCGCGTTCCTGGCGCAGCACTGA